In Nicotiana tabacum cultivar K326 chromosome 19, ASM71507v2, whole genome shotgun sequence, one DNA window encodes the following:
- the LOC107800095 gene encoding putative polyamine transporter At1g31830, whose amino-acid sequence MVKVGEEDDYASVKNYSGLYGLSINFDRHDVLLQLGLLIYASIICWKPGANYKRLCKLFRDLFRVLAQRSLRGGTGAVPLHRKLRSDGYFYIAKIIGGVWLRLWVQGALAVSNMGMFLAEMSGDSFQLLGMAERGMLPDFFAKRLRYGAPLIGILFSASGVILLSWLSFQEIVAAANFQYCCGMIVEFIAFVKLRIKYPAASRPYRIPLGTVGSILMCVPPTLYILVVMALCTCKVMIVSFLAILVGFILQPCLVCCDKKKWLFLC is encoded by the exons ATGGTCAAGGTGGGAGAAGAAGATGACTATGCAAGTGTTAAGAATTACTCTGGACTCTATGGATTGTCTATCAA ttttGACAGGCATGACGTCCTATTGCAGTTAGGACTCCTTATATATGCTTCAATTATTTGTTGGAAGCCAGGTGCTAATTATAAGCGGCTTTGCAAATTGTTTAGAGATCTT TTTCGTGTATTAGCACAGAGAAGTTTGAGGGGTGGCACCGGAGCTGTTCCATTGCATCGCAAACTTAGGAGTGATGGTTATTTCTATATTGCTAAGATTATTGGAGGAGTATGGTTAAGATTATGGGTTCAAGGGGCGTTGGCTGTGTCAAATATGGGAATGTTTTTGGCTGAAATGAGTGGTGACTCTTTTCAGCTTTTGGGAATGGCAGAACGAGGAATGCTTCCTGATTTTTTCGCCAAGAGATTGCGTTATGGAGCTCCTCTTATTGGAATATTGTTTTCTGCATCAGGTGTTATACTTCTGTCATGGCTTAGTTTCCAAGAGATTGTGGCTGCAGCGAACTTTCAGTATTGTTGTGGAATGATTGTGGAATTTATAGCTTTTGTGAAGTTAAGGATAAAATACCCTGCAGCGTCAAGACCTTATAGGATTCCCTTAGGCACAGTTGGTTCAATTTTAATGTGTGTGCCACCAACATTATATATTCTTGTGGTTATGGCACTGTGTACATGTAAGGTCATGATTGTCAGTTTCTTGGCTATTCTTGTTGGATTTATTTTGCAGCCTTGCCTAGTTTGTTGTGACAAAAAGAAATGGTTGTTTCTCTGTTAG
- the LOC107800099 gene encoding putative polyamine transporter At1g31830 has protein sequence MGVEDNNTEYSGGSPNVKNCTKVSFIPLTFLIFYGVSGGPFGVEDTVRAAGPLLALLGFLIFPFIWSIPESLITAEMSTMFPENGGYVVWVSTTLGPYWGFQLGWVKWMSGVVDNALYPVLFLDYIKSAVPALANGVPRTIAILAIIIALTYLNYRGLTLVGWVATILGVFTLLPFGIMGLIALPKLEPSRWFVVDLENVQWGLYLNTLFWNLNYWDAVSCMSGEVENPGKTLPKAIFYALPLVVSGYFFPLLFGTGAVPLHRDLWSDGYFSDIAKIIGGVWLRLWVQGASAVSNMGMFLAEMSGDSFQLLGMAERGMLPDFFAKRSHYGTPLIGILFSASGVILLSWLSFQEIVAAENFMYCCGMIVEFIAFVKLRIKYPAVSRPYMIPLGTVGSILMCVPPTFFILVVMALCTFKVMIVSFLAILVGLILQPCLVYCDKKKWLSFSVSSDLVDLQSSYHPVGEA, from the coding sequence ATGGGAGTTGAAGATAACAACACTGAATATTCGGGAGGTTCTCCAAATGTGAAGAACTGCACTAAGGTTTCATTTATCCCTCTCACATTCCTTATATTCTACGGAGTCTCTGGTGGACCATTTGGCGTTGAAGACACTGTCCGTGCAGCCGGTCCTCTTTTAGCACTACTCGGTTTTCTAATCTTTCCTTTTATATGGAGTATACCAGAGTCCTTAATAACTGCAGAAATGAGCACAATGTTCCCTGAAAATGGAGGTTATGTTGTTTGGGTTTCGACGACTTTAGGTCCTTATTGGGGATTTCAATTAGGATGGGTGAAATGGATGAGTGGTGTAGTTGATAATGCATTGTACCCCGTTTTGTTTCTAGATTACATTAAATCTGCTGTTCCAGCATTGGCAAATGGTGTTCCAAGAACGATCGCGATCCTAGCTATAATTATAGCGCTCACTTATTTGAACTACAGAGGTTTAACTTTAGTTGGTTGGGTTGCTACAATATTAGGGGTATTTACACTCCTTCCTTTTGGAATTATGGGACTTATTGCGCTTCCTAAGTTAGAGCCTTCAAGATGGTTTGTAGTGGACTTGGAAAATGTACAATGGGGATTGTATCTAAATACACTTTTCTGGAATTTGAACTATTGGGATGCAGTTAGTTGTATGTCAGGAGAAGTAGAGAATCCTGGGAAAACACTTCCCAAGGCTATATTCTATGCACTTCCCTTAGTTGTCTCTGGctatttttttcctcttttatttgGCACCGGAGCTGTTCCATTACATCGCGATCtttggagtgatggttatttCTCGGATATTGCTAAGATCATTGGAGGAGTTTGGTTAAGATTATGGGTTCAAGGGGCGTCGGCTGTGTCAAATATGGGAATGTTTTTGGCCGAAATGAGTGGTGACTCTTTTCAGCTTTTGGGAATGGCAGAACGAGGAATGCTTCCTGATTTTTTTGCTAAGAGATCGCATTATGGAACTCCTCTTATTGGAATATTGTTTTCTGCATCAGGTGTTATACTTCTGTCCTGGCTTAGTTTTCAAGAGATTGTGGCTGCAGAGAACTTTATGTATTGTTGTGGAATGATTGTAGAATTTATAGCTTTTGTGAAGTTAAGGATAAAATACCCTGCAGTATCAAGGCCCTATATGATTCCCTTAGGCACAGTTGGTTCAATTTTAATGTGTGTGCCACCAACATTCTTTATTCTTGTGGTTATGGCACTGTGTACATTTAAGGTCATGATTGTGAGTTTCTTGGCTATTCTTGTTGGACTTATTTTGCAGCCTTGCCTAGTTTATTGTGACAAAAAGAAATGGTTAAGTTTCTCTGTTAGCTCTGATCTTGTAGATCTGCAGTCAAGTTATCATCCGGTTGGTGAGGCCTAA
- the LOC107800102 gene encoding LOW QUALITY PROTEIN: tyrosine--tRNA ligase, chloroplastic/mitochondrial-like (The sequence of the model RefSeq protein was modified relative to this genomic sequence to represent the inferred CDS: inserted 1 base in 1 codon): protein MAAGAGAIRTFLLNATQKPFTSSFLKNISLPTCLFLHNCLSLRSFSHRPFCSISTQLTSQEDTPQPENFQHSNKKTRPNVLQILEERGLLESVTNDSLRSVCSDPNLGPLKVYCGFDPTAESLHLGNLLGXIVLSWFLRCGHNAVALIGGATGRIGDPSGKSLERPELDLVTLEKNISGISGVIQKILVCAPGVCENAGEVKILNNYDWWKDVKFLDFLRNVGRYARVGTMMSKESVKKRLENAEQGMSYAEFTYQLLQGYDFVHLYEKEGVSVQIGGSDQWGNITAGTDLIRRLIGKSPENGAVVGNAPVVFGLTFPLLLKSDGTKFGKSEDGAIWLAPSLLSPYKFYQYFFTVPDDDVVRFLKILTFLSIEEIAELERDMGKPGYVPNTAQRRLAEEVTRFVHGQEGLEEALKATEALKPGNADTKLDWKTIEGIAADVPSCSMKYDQVLNIPILDLYVSGGLLESKSAARRMLKQGGLYLNNGKVDSESKKIEADDIVDDKVILLSAGKKNKMVVRIS, encoded by the exons ATGGCCGCCGGCGCCGGTGCCATTCGAACTTTTCTTCTCAACGCAACTCAAAAACCTTTCACTTCCTCTTTCTTGAAAAACATTTCCCTACCCACATGCCTTTTTCTCCACAATTGCCTTTCCCTCCGCAGTTTTTCCCATCGCCCCTTTTGCTCTATCTCTACCCAATTAACATCCCAAGAAGACACTCCACAACCCGAAAATTTTCAACACTCGAATAAAAAAACCCGACCCAATGTTTTACAAATTCTTGAAGAGAGAGGATTACTGGAATCAGTGACTAACGACTCTCTTCGCTCCGTTTGCTCCGACCCGAATTTGGGTCCGTTGAAAGTGTACTGCGGGTTTGACCCGACTGCCGAAAGCTTACACCTTGGGAATCTTTTGG ATATTGTGCTTTCTTGGTTTTTACGTTGTGGGCATAATGCTGTTGCGCTCATTGGCGGCGCTACGGGTCGAATCGGTGACccgtctgggaagagtttggagcGACCCGAGCTTGATTTAGTGACACTTGAGAAGAATATATCTGGGATTAGCGGGGTTATTCAAAAGATTTTGGTCTGCGCACCAGGTGTTTGTGAAAATGCCGGAGAGGTGAAAATTTTGAATAATTATGATTGGTGGAAGGATGTgaagtttttggattttttgaggaATGTAGGGAGGTATGCAAGAGTTGGGACTATGATGTCTAAGGAAAGTGTGAAGAAAAGGTTGGAGAATGCAGAGCAGGGGATGAGTTATGCTGAGTTTACATATCAGCTTTTACAAGGGTACGATTTTGTGCATTTGTATGAAAAAGAAGGTGTGAGTGTCCAAATTGGTGGTAGTGATCAATGGGGTAATATCACTGCTGGTACTGATCTTATTCGTAGGCTTATTGGGAAATCTCCCGAAAATGGAGCTGTTGTAGGCAATGCTCCTGTTGTTTTTGGGCTTACTTTTCCTTTGCTTCTCAAGAGTGATGGTACAAAGTTTGGAAAATCAGAAGACGGTGCAATTTGGCTAGCCCCTTCACTTTTGTCGCCATATAAGTTCTATCAGTATTTCTTTACTGTCCCTGATGATGATGTAGTGAGGTTTCTCAAGATTCTTACTTTTCTGAGCATTGAAGAAATTGCAGAGTTGGAGAGGGATATGGGAAAACCTGGATATGTTCCTAACACAGCTCAACGTAGGTTGGCTGAGGAGGTTACACGGTTTGTTCATGGACAAGAGGGATTGGAAGAGGCGCTTAAGGCTACAGAGGCACTGAAGCCTGGAAATGCTGATACCAAATTGGATTGGAAAACTATTGAGGGTATTGCAGCTGATGTTCCGTCTTGCTCCATGAAATATGATCAGGTGTTGAACATACCGATCTTGGATCTTTATGTTTCCGGTGGTTTGCTTGAGAGCAAATCAGCTGCACGACGGATGCTTAAGCAAGGGGGCCTTTACTTGAACAATGGTAAAGTTGATAGTGAGAGTAAGAAGATTGAAGCGGATGATATTGTCGATGACAAAGTTATCCTTTTATCTGCAGGGAAAAAGAACAAGATGGTTGTAAGAATATCCTGA